In Microbacterium esteraromaticum, the following proteins share a genomic window:
- a CDS encoding serine protein kinase RIO, which translates to MNTHHSASFDASPFDITLAFADTEIGENQRWSTWPATMPTERGPLPRPEWVVTSAAAVDTELGILKTGKEADVFLIERAVPGAGSKPGTSTLLAAKRYRDREHRSFQRSSAYTEGRRTRRTRDARALAKKSAHGRAVAAAEWSFAEFAALSRMHELGAPVPYPVQVDGTEILMEFIGDDRVAAPRLAQVRADARELAGLLDQIVETMHLFAAAGLAHGDLSPYNLLVHRGRVRVIDLPQIVDTVSNPQGFDLLHRDCVNICDWFARRRVACDAEDLFAALMTSAFG; encoded by the coding sequence GTGAACACTCACCACTCCGCGTCCTTCGACGCATCGCCCTTCGACATCACCCTCGCCTTCGCCGACACCGAGATCGGCGAGAATCAGCGCTGGTCGACCTGGCCCGCGACCATGCCGACCGAGCGAGGCCCGCTGCCCCGTCCCGAGTGGGTCGTCACCAGCGCCGCCGCGGTCGACACCGAGCTCGGCATCCTCAAAACAGGCAAGGAGGCCGACGTCTTCCTGATCGAGCGGGCCGTCCCCGGCGCCGGCTCGAAGCCGGGCACGAGCACCCTGCTCGCCGCCAAGCGCTACCGCGACCGCGAACACCGCAGCTTCCAGCGCTCATCGGCGTACACCGAGGGTCGCCGCACGAGGAGAACGCGCGATGCCCGAGCGCTCGCGAAGAAGTCGGCGCACGGCCGCGCCGTCGCGGCCGCCGAGTGGTCGTTCGCCGAGTTCGCCGCGCTCAGCCGCATGCACGAGCTCGGCGCGCCAGTGCCCTATCCCGTTCAGGTCGACGGCACCGAGATCCTCATGGAGTTCATCGGCGACGATCGCGTCGCCGCACCCCGGCTCGCGCAGGTCAGGGCGGATGCCCGAGAGCTGGCCGGCCTGCTCGACCAGATCGTCGAGACCATGCACCTCTTCGCAGCCGCCGGACTCGCGCACGGCGACCTCTCGCCCTACAACCTGCTCGTGCATCGCGGCAGGGTGCGCGTGATCGATCTGCCGCAGATCGTCGATACGGTGTCCAATCCGCAGGGCTTCGACCTGCTGCACCGCGACTGCGTCAACATCTGCGACTGGTTCGCGCGCCGCCGCGTCGCCTGCGACGCCGAGGACCTGTTCGCCGCGCTGATGACCAGCGCGTTCGGCTGA
- a CDS encoding MFS transporter, giving the protein MTGRDADAPPPTARTGAVAAFGREHPDSGREATRKQVVSWAMWDWAMQPFNTVILTFVWIALYLTSRMFLDPTVRESGLLADGSYMNCNQSEYAGSAYCQGLTDLSEWWGWANFAAGILILLLAPVLGQQADARGSKKKWVMGATLAIALVQFSLFFVEADPKFFWFGAFAVAIAAVIGEIGNVSYYAMLSEVSTPKNVGRVSGLGWGLGYIGGVVALIVCIPVLFLVGQSEPLAFKLVAVICGVWTLVFSIPMFRNVPESPSYASTEKVGFFRSYIVLGRSIAELFRTNRPTFWFMLAAAVYRDGLAGVFAFGAVLAAQGFGFSFLEVIVFGLAANLVAGISTLLAGRIDDAIGPRRLIIFALAGLVVMAFVVYALRDYGTIVFWVCGLLLCAFVGPTQASSRSLLTRLTPPSQQGTIFGLYATTGRVASFLSPLAWSLFLFWFGGIVYGVLGIGLILLIGLVLLLCVRFPDDVGA; this is encoded by the coding sequence ATGACCGGTCGTGACGCCGACGCACCCCCGCCCACCGCTCGCACCGGAGCCGTCGCGGCCTTCGGCCGGGAGCACCCCGATTCCGGACGTGAGGCGACGCGCAAGCAGGTCGTGTCGTGGGCGATGTGGGACTGGGCGATGCAGCCGTTCAACACCGTCATACTCACCTTCGTCTGGATCGCGCTGTACCTGACCTCGCGGATGTTCCTCGACCCCACGGTGCGCGAGTCGGGACTGCTCGCCGACGGCTCGTACATGAACTGCAATCAGTCGGAGTACGCGGGTTCGGCGTACTGCCAGGGGCTCACCGATCTCTCGGAGTGGTGGGGCTGGGCGAACTTCGCCGCCGGCATCCTGATCCTTCTGCTCGCACCGGTGCTCGGCCAGCAGGCCGACGCACGCGGCAGCAAGAAGAAGTGGGTGATGGGTGCCACGCTCGCGATCGCGCTGGTGCAGTTCTCGCTGTTCTTCGTCGAGGCCGACCCGAAGTTCTTCTGGTTCGGCGCCTTCGCCGTCGCGATCGCGGCCGTGATCGGCGAGATCGGCAATGTCAGCTACTACGCGATGCTGTCCGAGGTGTCGACGCCGAAGAACGTCGGCCGGGTCTCGGGTCTCGGATGGGGGCTCGGGTACATCGGCGGCGTGGTCGCCCTGATCGTGTGCATCCCCGTGCTGTTCCTGGTGGGGCAGAGCGAGCCGCTCGCCTTCAAGCTCGTCGCGGTCATCTGCGGCGTGTGGACCCTGGTGTTCTCGATCCCGATGTTCCGCAACGTGCCCGAGTCGCCCTCGTACGCCTCGACCGAGAAGGTGGGCTTCTTCCGCTCGTACATCGTGCTGGGCCGCAGCATCGCCGAGCTCTTCCGCACGAACCGCCCCACGTTCTGGTTCATGCTCGCGGCGGCCGTGTACCGCGACGGGCTGGCCGGGGTCTTCGCGTTCGGCGCCGTGCTGGCCGCCCAGGGGTTCGGCTTCTCGTTCCTCGAGGTGATCGTCTTCGGGCTCGCAGCCAACCTCGTCGCCGGCATCTCGACCCTGCTCGCGGGGCGCATCGACGACGCGATCGGCCCGCGCCGCCTCATCATCTTCGCCCTCGCCGGGCTCGTCGTGATGGCATTCGTCGTCTACGCGCTGCGCGACTACGGCACGATCGTGTTCTGGGTGTGCGGCCTGCTGCTGTGCGCCTTCGTGGGGCCGACCCAGGCATCCAGCCGCAGCCTGCTCACGCGCCTCACCCCGCCCAGCCAGCAGGGCACCATCTTCGGCCTGTACGCGACGACCGGTCGCGTGGCGTCGTTCCTCTCGCCGCTCGCCTGGTCGCTCTTCCTGTTCTGGTTCGGCGGAATCGTCTACGGCGTGCTCGGCATCGGGCTCATCCTGCTGATCGGCCTCGTGCTGCTGCTCTGCGTTCGCTTCCCCGATGACGTCGGAGCCTGA
- a CDS encoding glycoside hydrolase family 65 protein: MAQHRFDVAAWGIGWSCLQDAGWEEEGQSHRESVFALSNGHIGWRGTLDEGDPSAAAGSYLNGVFEEHPMPYAEDGYGYPEHGQTVVHVPDGKVIRLIVDDEPFDIRTGTLSAHEQRLDFRTGILHRTATWTSPAGRTVTVDSQRLVSFTRRSIAAVRYEVTAVGEDTEVTVLSEVVADEPLPEVHSEPRVMDALRHPFEPVSHRASGGRATLVQRTKRSRITVAVATDHRLSMSTARPAAEPVTESTPDLARTTVRTRLGAGESISLFKVVGHEWAADVDDVGLQDRAEAAAGGAIDAGWQALADEQREYLDEFWGCADVVIEGDERLQQSARFALFQVLQAAARAEVRSIPGKGLTGVGYEGHTFWDAETFVLPVLTYTVPHAARDALTWRHTTLGHARDRAKQLHLEGATFPWRTIDGRECSGYWPAGTVAFHINADIAAAIVRYVKATGDERFEREKGTEILIETARLWCSLGRWDDDGAFHIDGITGPDEYSALVDDNVFTNLSAQRNLRAAAAAARRHGDRACALDVTADEIALWTAIADAIAIPYDEKRGIPQQSAGFTEKERWDFDGTRDDQYPLHSHFPYFDLYRKQVLKQADLVLALQSMPEAFTPEQTARAFAYYEQLTVRDSSLSASVQAAVATRVGHLDLAMDYLVEAGTVDLDDLQDDVDEGLHVAALAGVWNALVGGFGGMRDDGETLRFAPRVAPPMTAFSFGMRVRGHTLRVDVEQDAVTYRLTDGPALGIRHFDEDVTLTAGEAARLSTPPLPDPGPRPTQPRGRAPRRAHDAT; this comes from the coding sequence ATGGCACAGCACCGATTCGACGTGGCTGCGTGGGGCATCGGCTGGTCGTGCCTGCAGGACGCCGGCTGGGAGGAAGAGGGACAGTCGCACCGCGAGTCGGTCTTCGCTCTCTCGAACGGGCACATCGGCTGGCGCGGCACCCTCGATGAGGGCGACCCGAGCGCCGCGGCGGGCAGCTACCTCAACGGCGTCTTCGAAGAGCATCCGATGCCCTACGCCGAAGACGGCTACGGCTATCCAGAGCACGGGCAGACGGTCGTGCACGTGCCCGACGGCAAGGTCATCAGGCTCATCGTCGACGACGAGCCCTTCGACATCCGCACCGGCACGCTCTCCGCCCACGAGCAGCGTCTCGACTTCCGCACCGGCATCCTGCACCGCACGGCCACCTGGACCTCCCCCGCCGGGCGCACCGTGACGGTCGACTCGCAGAGGCTCGTGTCGTTCACCCGCCGCTCGATCGCCGCCGTGCGCTACGAAGTCACCGCGGTCGGCGAAGACACCGAGGTGACGGTGCTCTCAGAGGTCGTCGCCGACGAGCCGCTTCCCGAGGTGCACTCCGAGCCGCGCGTGATGGATGCCCTGCGGCATCCCTTCGAGCCGGTCTCGCACCGGGCATCCGGAGGCCGCGCCACCCTCGTTCAGCGCACCAAGCGCAGCCGGATCACCGTCGCCGTCGCGACCGATCACCGCCTCAGCATGTCGACGGCGCGTCCCGCTGCCGAGCCGGTCACCGAGAGCACCCCCGACCTCGCGCGCACAACGGTGCGAACCAGGCTCGGCGCGGGCGAGAGCATCAGTCTCTTCAAGGTGGTCGGGCACGAGTGGGCGGCCGATGTCGATGACGTCGGACTGCAGGATCGGGCTGAGGCGGCGGCCGGCGGCGCGATCGACGCCGGGTGGCAGGCGCTCGCCGATGAGCAGCGCGAGTACCTCGACGAGTTCTGGGGCTGCGCCGACGTCGTCATCGAGGGCGACGAGCGCCTGCAGCAGAGCGCCCGTTTCGCCCTGTTCCAGGTGCTGCAGGCCGCAGCACGCGCCGAGGTGCGGTCGATTCCGGGCAAGGGTCTGACGGGCGTGGGTTACGAAGGCCACACCTTCTGGGACGCCGAGACCTTCGTGCTGCCCGTGCTGACGTACACGGTGCCGCATGCCGCGAGAGACGCTCTGACGTGGAGGCACACGACCCTCGGCCACGCCCGCGACCGGGCGAAGCAGCTGCACCTCGAGGGCGCGACCTTCCCATGGCGCACGATCGACGGGCGGGAATGCTCGGGCTACTGGCCCGCCGGCACCGTCGCGTTCCACATCAACGCCGACATCGCCGCCGCGATCGTGCGGTACGTGAAGGCGACCGGCGATGAGCGGTTCGAGCGCGAGAAGGGCACCGAGATCCTCATCGAGACCGCGCGGCTGTGGTGCTCGCTCGGCCGCTGGGACGACGACGGCGCCTTCCACATCGACGGCATCACGGGGCCAGATGAGTACTCCGCGCTCGTCGACGACAACGTGTTCACGAACCTCTCGGCGCAGCGCAACCTGCGCGCCGCGGCGGCTGCGGCGCGCAGGCATGGCGATCGGGCATGCGCCCTCGACGTGACGGCGGACGAGATCGCACTGTGGACGGCCATCGCCGACGCGATCGCGATCCCCTACGACGAGAAGCGGGGCATCCCGCAGCAGTCCGCCGGCTTCACAGAGAAGGAGCGCTGGGATTTCGACGGCACTCGCGACGACCAGTACCCGCTGCACAGCCACTTCCCGTACTTCGACCTGTACCGCAAGCAGGTGCTGAAGCAGGCCGACCTCGTGCTCGCCCTGCAGTCGATGCCAGAGGCCTTCACGCCCGAGCAGACCGCGCGCGCCTTCGCCTACTACGAGCAGCTCACCGTGCGCGACTCGTCTCTCTCGGCATCGGTGCAGGCAGCCGTCGCCACCCGGGTCGGGCACCTCGACCTCGCGATGGACTACCTCGTCGAGGCCGGCACCGTCGACCTCGACGATCTGCAGGACGACGTCGACGAGGGCCTGCACGTCGCCGCACTGGCCGGCGTCTGGAACGCGCTGGTCGGCGGGTTCGGCGGCATGCGCGATGACGGCGAGACCCTGCGTTTCGCACCGCGGGTCGCGCCGCCGATGACGGCCTTCTCGTTCGGGATGCGGGTGCGCGGCCACACGCTCCGCGTCGACGTCGAACAGGATGCCGTGACCTACCGGCTCACGGACGGGCCGGCGCTCGGCATCCGGCACTTCGACGAGGATGTCACGCTGACAGCGGGCGAAGCCGCACGCCTCAGCACCCCGCCACTGCCCGACCCGGGACCGCGCCCGACGCAGCCGCGCGGACGGGCGCCGCGGCGAGCGCACGACGCGACCTGA
- a CDS encoding NAD(P)/FAD-dependent oxidoreductase → MSAHDQHHDSTERAHRVLVVGGGNGGLSVAGRLRRSGATDIAVIEPSQTHYYKPLFSHVAGGTARAHEAVRAQADVIPRGVTWIPDAVTAVDPANRRVHVASGGTVRYEQLILSPGIRNDWDAVPGLDQAMNSPHGASNYEFGLARKASQLLRSVRSGTVVFVQAPGPASCAGAAQKPMYQACAYWRAMNVLHDIHVVLLVPSPTIFGIPEIDAELQRSIDEYDIDVRTGTLLHEVDAENRTVVFGADGGERQQLRYDLLLAEPPQKAPEWIRASGLADDDGFVAVDPHTLRSTVHPEIWGLGDAAGTTNSKSGGALRKQTKVLAENVSAVLDGREPTSSYDGYGVCPFTVSRSTAVFAEFDDQRRLQPTLWRSSYRESRMNWIIDRRIFPQVYWRLILQGRA, encoded by the coding sequence ATGAGTGCACACGACCAGCATCACGACAGCACCGAGCGCGCACATCGCGTGCTCGTCGTCGGCGGAGGCAATGGCGGACTGTCGGTCGCCGGGCGGCTGCGTCGCTCTGGCGCGACCGATATCGCCGTGATCGAGCCGTCGCAGACGCACTACTACAAGCCGCTCTTCTCTCACGTCGCCGGCGGCACCGCCCGGGCGCATGAGGCCGTGCGGGCGCAGGCCGATGTGATCCCGCGCGGGGTGACGTGGATTCCGGATGCCGTGACCGCGGTCGATCCGGCGAACCGGCGGGTGCACGTGGCGTCCGGCGGCACCGTCCGGTACGAGCAGCTGATTTTGAGCCCAGGCATCCGCAACGACTGGGATGCCGTGCCCGGCCTCGACCAGGCGATGAACTCGCCGCACGGCGCGTCGAACTACGAGTTCGGGCTGGCGCGCAAGGCGTCGCAGCTGCTGAGATCGGTGCGCTCGGGCACGGTCGTCTTCGTGCAGGCGCCCGGGCCCGCGTCGTGCGCGGGTGCCGCGCAGAAGCCCATGTACCAGGCCTGCGCCTACTGGCGGGCGATGAACGTGCTGCACGACATCCATGTGGTGCTGCTCGTGCCGTCGCCGACCATCTTCGGCATCCCCGAGATCGATGCCGAGCTGCAGCGCAGCATCGATGAGTACGACATCGACGTGCGCACGGGAACGCTGCTGCACGAGGTCGACGCCGAGAACCGTACCGTCGTCTTCGGGGCCGACGGCGGCGAGAGGCAGCAGCTGCGGTACGACCTGCTGCTCGCCGAGCCGCCGCAGAAGGCGCCCGAGTGGATCCGCGCCAGCGGCCTCGCCGACGACGACGGCTTCGTCGCCGTCGATCCGCATACGCTGCGCTCGACCGTGCATCCTGAGATCTGGGGGCTGGGCGACGCCGCGGGAACGACGAACTCCAAGTCGGGCGGGGCGCTGAGGAAGCAGACGAAGGTGCTCGCCGAGAATGTCAGCGCCGTCCTCGACGGACGCGAGCCGACCTCGAGCTATGACGGGTACGGCGTCTGCCCCTTCACCGTCTCGCGCTCGACGGCCGTCTTCGCCGAGTTCGACGACCAGCGCCGGCTGCAGCCCACCCTGTGGCGCAGCTCGTATCGCGAGAGCCGTATGAACTGGATCATCGACCGGCGGATCTTCCCGCAGGTGTACTGGCGCCTGATCCTGCAGGGGCGAGCCTGA
- a CDS encoding TetR family transcriptional regulator C-terminal domain-containing protein — protein sequence MTDHDSAVADGRRVRGDASRRSVLRRATDLVSVEGLDGLSIGRLAAESGHSKSSIAGLFQNKEGLQLATVAAGRAIFMETVVDPARRHERGLPRLVALMRHLIDYSRNRVFAGGCFFAAVSADYDSKPGPVREAVRAAMHDWYGYVQAQVRAAVDAGELELDEDGIELLAFSLPALYEQANARSLLWGSDGPYLLAQLGMRDLLVRAGADESELEMLTP from the coding sequence GTGACGGATCATGACTCTGCAGTCGCCGACGGTCGCCGAGTGCGCGGCGACGCGTCGCGCCGATCGGTGCTGCGGCGCGCCACCGATCTGGTCTCGGTCGAGGGGCTGGACGGCCTGAGCATAGGGCGGCTGGCAGCCGAATCGGGCCACAGCAAGAGCAGCATCGCAGGGCTCTTCCAGAACAAGGAAGGACTGCAGCTGGCGACCGTCGCGGCAGGGCGGGCGATCTTCATGGAGACCGTGGTCGACCCGGCACGTCGTCATGAACGGGGTCTGCCGCGCCTCGTCGCACTGATGCGCCACCTGATCGACTACTCCCGCAACCGCGTGTTCGCGGGCGGATGCTTCTTCGCCGCCGTGAGCGCGGACTACGACTCGAAGCCGGGGCCCGTCCGCGAAGCGGTGCGCGCCGCGATGCACGACTGGTATGGATATGTGCAGGCGCAGGTGCGCGCGGCGGTCGACGCCGGAGAGCTCGAGTTGGATGAAGACGGCATAGAGCTGCTGGCGTTCTCGCTGCCCGCTCTCTACGAGCAGGCCAATGCGCGGTCACTGCTCTGGGGCAGCGACGGGCCCTACCTCCTCGCCCAGCTGGGGATGCGCGACCTGCTCGTCCGCGCCGGAGCGGACGAGAGCGAGCTGGAGATGCTGACCCCCTGA
- a CDS encoding alpha/beta fold hydrolase, giving the protein MSATVSIATSGIRLLGATSPALAARIALAAFFSTAPRMSVREDDQHTHAQAERREIEARGRRVTAYEWGRGPRAVLLMHGWNARAAQFATLVRELVSEGYRVVSFDAPANGDSRGRRTDVRDWVAAAQHLSDSEGPFDLIVGHSFGGFAALAAVRAGVRTPQVATVSAAGAVQAFHDQFATTLRLTPPIRTEFEKQFYRRLGLTRAAADARYDSLQNPLPAHVALLIVHDVDDRRLDVRHAHALHAAHRGHCELVLTEGCGHNRTLRADAALDAILAFAAAPSIPVVPAEAEPSRRPR; this is encoded by the coding sequence GTGTCCGCAACCGTGAGCATCGCCACGTCCGGCATCCGCCTGCTCGGCGCCACCTCGCCCGCCCTGGCCGCGCGGATCGCTCTCGCAGCCTTCTTCTCGACCGCCCCGCGCATGTCGGTACGGGAAGACGACCAGCACACCCACGCCCAGGCCGAGCGCCGCGAGATCGAGGCGCGGGGCCGACGCGTGACCGCATACGAATGGGGCCGCGGCCCGCGCGCCGTGCTCCTCATGCACGGATGGAATGCCCGTGCCGCGCAGTTCGCCACACTCGTCCGCGAGCTCGTCAGCGAGGGGTACCGGGTCGTGAGCTTCGACGCGCCCGCCAACGGGGACTCCCGCGGCCGACGCACCGACGTGCGCGACTGGGTCGCCGCCGCCCAGCACCTGTCCGACAGCGAGGGGCCGTTCGACCTGATCGTCGGGCACTCCTTCGGAGGATTCGCCGCGCTCGCCGCGGTGCGCGCCGGCGTCAGGACGCCTCAAGTGGCGACCGTCTCGGCCGCAGGCGCGGTGCAGGCCTTCCACGATCAGTTCGCCACGACCCTGCGGCTCACTCCGCCCATCAGGACGGAGTTCGAGAAGCAGTTCTACCGCCGCCTGGGCCTCACGCGCGCCGCCGCGGACGCCCGCTACGACTCATTGCAGAACCCCCTCCCGGCGCACGTCGCGCTGCTGATCGTGCACGACGTCGATGACCGCAGACTCGATGTCCGCCATGCGCATGCACTGCATGCGGCCCACCGTGGGCACTGCGAGCTCGTGCTCACCGAGGGCTGCGGCCACAACCGCACGCTCCGCGCCGACGCTGCGCTGGACGCCATCCTCGCCTTCGCCGCCGCCCCGAGCATCCCGGTGGTGCCGGCCGAAGCGGAGCCGTCGCGCCGACCGCGCTGA
- a CDS encoding MarR family winged helix-turn-helix transcriptional regulator — translation MTEQHPDPAEAIASALARLRGGRGPGPHEHHSHRHAHPHPHAGHGGRGAGPRAWGGDRAGAPAVIRMLEALSTASDPLGVSEIADAIGVDQPRASRLVQQGVDREWVRREADPNDARRTRIALTDEGSRMIRGVRGERRERLGVALQTLTEHERDELARLLTKLADGWPG, via the coding sequence ATGACCGAGCAGCATCCCGATCCGGCAGAAGCCATCGCCTCGGCGCTCGCGCGCCTGCGTGGCGGTCGCGGACCCGGCCCGCATGAGCACCACTCCCACCGCCACGCGCACCCTCATCCGCACGCAGGCCACGGCGGTCGCGGTGCGGGCCCCCGCGCGTGGGGCGGCGATCGAGCTGGGGCCCCCGCGGTGATCCGCATGCTGGAGGCGCTGTCGACCGCATCCGATCCGCTCGGCGTCAGCGAGATCGCCGACGCCATCGGCGTCGACCAGCCCCGCGCATCCCGGCTCGTGCAGCAGGGTGTCGATCGCGAGTGGGTCAGGCGCGAGGCCGACCCGAACGACGCGCGCCGCACCCGCATCGCGCTCACCGACGAGGGGTCGCGGATGATCCGCGGCGTGCGCGGCGAACGTCGCGAGCGACTGGGTGTCGCGCTGCAGACCCTGACCGAGCATGAGCGCGACGAGCTCGCCCGTCTGCTCACGAAGCTCGCCGACGGCTGGCCGGGCTGA
- a CDS encoding AraC family transcriptional regulator, with amino-acid sequence MTLLAPAPAPAAPAARSARSDALEKLLGAIAISIRSQRRLFPAVDDTIPLGTDGLSLVYVLAGRVAVPAAAGLPDDLSAGDVLLLSGARPLALHVPSGAGVLVSHLSLTDGSAHVGELLPDLAWIRGFAELEPAAAALAQHMGTDAPVVCDRDGDLVICRMMATTLLQSVIRAWSNVCAPQGWPSLTGDPFLDRVVDAVNADPGRDWTVEQMASVSALSRSVFAERFRAAFDRSPGQYVAEVRMRAARALLIDGRGVSEVSRELGYASDEGFSRAFRRHTGLTPSAWRARGSLASA; translated from the coding sequence ATGACCCTTCTCGCGCCCGCGCCCGCGCCCGCCGCACCCGCGGCCCGCAGCGCGCGCAGCGATGCGCTCGAGAAGCTGCTCGGAGCGATCGCGATCAGCATCCGCTCCCAGCGCCGGCTCTTCCCCGCGGTCGACGACACGATTCCGCTCGGCACTGATGGACTGTCGCTCGTCTACGTGCTCGCCGGACGCGTCGCGGTGCCGGCCGCCGCCGGACTGCCCGACGACCTGTCTGCCGGCGACGTCCTGCTGCTCTCGGGCGCGCGGCCGCTGGCCCTGCACGTCCCCTCCGGCGCCGGGGTGCTCGTCTCGCACCTCTCTCTGACCGACGGCTCGGCGCACGTCGGCGAGCTGCTGCCCGATCTCGCGTGGATCCGAGGCTTTGCCGAGCTCGAGCCAGCCGCGGCCGCGCTGGCGCAGCACATGGGCACCGATGCACCGGTGGTCTGCGATCGCGACGGAGACCTGGTCATCTGCCGCATGATGGCGACGACCCTGCTGCAGTCGGTCATCCGGGCGTGGTCGAACGTGTGCGCGCCGCAGGGGTGGCCGTCGCTCACCGGCGATCCGTTCCTCGACCGTGTGGTCGACGCGGTGAACGCCGACCCCGGGCGCGATTGGACCGTCGAGCAGATGGCATCCGTCAGCGCCCTCTCCCGCTCGGTGTTCGCCGAGCGGTTCCGCGCGGCATTCGACCGGTCGCCGGGGCAGTACGTCGCCGAGGTGCGGATGCGCGCTGCGCGCGCCCTGCTCATCGACGGGCGGGGCGTCAGCGAGGTATCGCGCGAACTGGGCTATGCGTCCGACGAGGGCTTCAGCCGCGCGTTCCGCCGGCACACCGGGCTGACACCGTCGGCCTGGCGTGCGCGCGGCTCCTTGGCATCCGCCTGA
- a CDS encoding MFS transporter: protein MTTTAPVPTANDRVARMPYAALLTMMAMSFLLVSAEFLPNGVLTEIAAELGVTPGQAGQLVTVTALAGLLVAPTIGLMLPRLDRRTLLVWMAVLAAVSNLVVAVAPSLALMLVARVLLGAALSGFWTMSITVAARIAGPERLGRAVMFTAAGTSLATVAGVPVGVMLSQLLDWRGVFGIAAGATALLALALRTLLPAIPAENAARLSVLAETLRRPGIGLGIVGHVLVIFGHALAYTYIRLALERVQVDGGVIDEGTVIVLLAVFGVGGFIGNLVIGAGIDRTYRVLAVATPVAIALAVMLIIVGAGSLWTVGVVAFVWGFFFASWLLIVNTWVGHRMPDRLEAGGGLVVVGFQAAIMLAAGVGGMLVDAIGIELAYTVGAAMLAVGAVLFGLSDRRSR, encoded by the coding sequence ATGACGACCACCGCACCTGTTCCCACGGCGAACGACCGGGTCGCGCGCATGCCGTATGCGGCGCTGCTGACGATGATGGCGATGAGCTTCCTGCTCGTCAGCGCCGAGTTCCTGCCCAACGGCGTGCTCACCGAGATCGCCGCCGAACTCGGGGTCACGCCGGGGCAGGCCGGGCAGCTCGTGACCGTCACCGCGCTCGCCGGACTGCTCGTCGCGCCGACGATCGGGCTCATGCTGCCCCGACTCGACCGGCGGACCCTGCTGGTCTGGATGGCCGTGCTCGCCGCGGTCTCTAACCTCGTGGTCGCCGTCGCGCCCTCGCTCGCGCTGATGCTGGTCGCACGCGTGCTGCTGGGCGCCGCCCTGTCGGGCTTCTGGACGATGTCGATCACGGTCGCGGCGCGCATCGCGGGGCCCGAGCGGCTCGGCCGAGCGGTGATGTTCACCGCGGCCGGCACCTCGCTCGCCACGGTCGCCGGGGTTCCGGTGGGTGTGATGCTCAGTCAGCTGCTCGACTGGCGCGGGGTGTTCGGCATCGCCGCGGGAGCCACGGCTCTGCTCGCGCTGGCGCTGCGGACCCTGCTGCCAGCGATCCCGGCCGAGAACGCCGCGCGGCTGTCGGTGCTGGCCGAGACCCTGCGCCGGCCGGGGATCGGGCTGGGGATCGTCGGGCATGTGCTGGTGATCTTCGGTCATGCGCTGGCGTACACGTACATCCGCCTCGCGCTCGAGCGGGTGCAGGTCGACGGGGGCGTCATCGACGAGGGCACCGTGATCGTGCTGCTCGCGGTGTTCGGGGTCGGCGGATTCATCGGCAACCTCGTGATCGGAGCCGGCATCGACCGCACGTACCGCGTGCTCGCCGTGGCGACGCCCGTGGCGATCGCGCTCGCCGTGATGCTGATCATCGTCGGCGCCGGTTCGCTGTGGACGGTCGGCGTCGTCGCGTTCGTCTGGGGCTTCTTCTTCGCGTCGTGGCTGCTGATCGTGAACACGTGGGTCGGTCACCGGATGCCCGATCGCCTCGAGGCGGGCGGAGGACTGGTGGTCGTCGGCTTCCAGGCCGCGATCATGCTCGCCGCGGGAGTGGGCGGGATGCTCGTGGATGCCATCGGCATCGAGCTCGCGTACACGGTGGGTGCCGCGATGCTCGCCGTGGGCGCCGTGCTCTTCGGCCTGTCGGACCGCCGCAGCCGCTGA
- the dcd gene encoding dCTP deaminase, with amino-acid sequence MLLSDRDIKAELATGRIGLAPYDEQMVQPSSVDVRLDRYFRLFDNHKYPFIDPSEDQPELTRLIEVDPDEPFILHPGEFALGATFEQISLPDDVAARLEGKSSLGRLGLITHSTAGFIDPGFSGHVTLELANVATLPIKLWPGMKIGQFCFFRLTSPTENAYGSGPYGNRYQGQRGPTASRSFQNFHRTDVGTTDAGAIGG; translated from the coding sequence GTGCTTCTCAGCGACCGCGACATCAAGGCAGAACTCGCGACCGGCCGCATCGGCCTCGCCCCGTATGACGAGCAGATGGTGCAGCCGTCGAGCGTCGATGTGCGTCTCGACCGGTACTTCCGGCTGTTCGACAACCACAAGTACCCGTTCATCGATCCGTCGGAGGATCAGCCCGAGCTGACCCGCCTGATCGAGGTCGACCCCGACGAGCCGTTCATCCTGCACCCCGGCGAGTTCGCGCTCGGCGCGACCTTCGAGCAGATCTCGCTGCCCGACGATGTCGCCGCTCGTCTCGAGGGCAAGTCGTCGCTCGGCCGGCTCGGGCTCATCACCCACTCCACCGCGGGGTTCATCGACCCGGGCTTCAGCGGACACGTGACGCTCGAGCTCGCCAACGTCGCGACCCTGCCGATCAAGCTCTGGCCGGGCATGAAGATCGGGCAGTTCTGCTTCTTCCGTCTCACCTCGCCGACCGAGAACGCGTACGGCTCGGGCCCGTACGGCAACCGCTACCAGGGGCAGCGCGGACCGACGGCATCCCGCTCGTTCCAGAACTTCCACCGCACCGACGTGGGCACGACCGACGCCGGCGCCATCGGCGGCTGA